The Rhodococcus rhodochrous DNA window AGGTCGCCACCGTAAGGATGGCGCTCGTGGACGGGCAGCTGGTTGCAGTACTCGACCGTGCGGCGGATCTCGTCGATGTTCGAGAAGTCGATCTGCGGGTCGACACCACGGCTGAACATGTTCATGCCCAGGGTCACCAGGCAGACGTTGCCGGTGCGCTCACCGTTGCCGAACAGGCAGCCCTCGATGCGGTCGGCACCGGCCTGGTAGCCCAGCTCGGCAGCGGCGACGCCCGTGCCGCGGTCGTTGTGCGGGTGCAGCGACAGGATGATCGAGTCGCGCTTCGCCAGATTGCGGTGCATCCACTCGATCGAGTCGGCGTAGACGTTGGGGGTGGCCATCTCGACCGTGGCCGGCAGGTTGATGATCACCGGGTTCTCGGGGGTCGCGCCCAGGGTCTCGACGACCGCGTCGCAGACATCCTTGGCGTACGACAGCTCGGTTCCGGTGTACGACTCGGGGGAGTACTCCCAGCGCCAGTTGGTGTCGGGGTGGTTCTTCGCCTCTTCGAGCACCAGCTCGGCGGCGTCGGTCGCGATCTTCTTGACGGTCTCCTTGTCGGCGCGGAACACCACGCGACGCTGCAGGATCGACGTCGAGTTGTAGAAGTGCACGATCACGTTCTGCGCCCCGGCGCACGCCTCGAAGGTGCGCTTGATCAGCTCGGGGCGGGACTGCGTCAGCACCTGGATGGTGACATCGTCGGGAATCGCGCCGTCCTCGATGATCTCGCGGACGAAATCGAAATCGGTCTGGCTCGCGGACGGGAAACCGACCTCGATCTCCTTGTAACCCATGCGTACGAGCAGATCGAACATGCGCCGCTTACGGGCGGGGCTCATCGGGTCGATCAGCGCCTGGTTGCCGTCGCGCAGGTCCACGGCGCACCACGCCGGGGCGCGATCGATGATCTTGTCGGGCCAGGTGCGGTCGGGCAGCGAGATCGACTCGACTTCCTCGGCGAACGGCCGGTACCGATAGGTCGGCATCGACGAGTTCTTCTGCTTGTTCCACGACGGCTGGTCGGCCGGGGCCGGCTTGCTCGGCGGGGTGATGGTGCGCGAGCCGGAGGTGAAAGCGTCGGCGGGTGACATGACGTAACTCCAAAGAGAAAAGGGGACCTGTGGGCCCAGATCGAATATCGACCGGCGCGTCGAAACCCCGCGACGGGAAGCCGGTCTGGTCAGATCCCGCCGCGGCGGCCGAGGAGAAGCACGCGCTGCATGCCCTGCAGTGTATCGCGCCATACCCCACCTCGACCAAGTGGCACCTCCCACACGCATGCGTTCCGTGTGACCGGGCAGCGGTGATGTCGTGACCCGATCGATACGAACGCGCCTGACAGAGCGGTACTTGCGCCCCTAGCGTTACCGAACGTAACTCCCGCAACATCAGTAACACCGGTATCTCCGGTAACACGATGGGTGAAGGGCGTATCGATGGGATCGTTGCGCACGGCGATTGCCGGATCGTGCAGTGCACTGCTCGCACTCGGACTCATGGCGGTCTCCGCCCCCGCCGCGCACGGCGAACCCTGCGACTCGGGACTCCCCGGCTCGGGTTCGGGCTCCGGATCCTTCGGCACGGGATCATCAGGACCGCGGCTCGGAAGCAGCGGATCGGGGAGTGGAGGACTCGCACCCGAAGGCCCGCAGGGACCGCTACCGGCACTCGGCCCGGGCCCCACCAGCACCGTCGCCTGGGTGACCGGCCCGCGCAGCCCCAACAGGACCTACGACAGGTTCTCCATCTCGGGAACCGACCTCGGCATCATGTGGGACAACGGTGCGCAGGGCGAGGACCGTCAGGTCCTCATGGCCTTCGGCGACACCTTCGGCGACTGCTCGCTGCCCGACCAGCAGTGGCGCCACAACGTCCTCATGCGCACCACCGACGCCGATCTCTCCGACGGCATCGACGTGCCCGATCCGGTGCCCGGCGACCCACGTGCGGGTTCCCCCGTCCTGCCCTCCGCGCCCGACATCTCCCGCGAACTCGTGGGCAGCCTCGCACTCGACGGCGTCGAGATCACCGTGATCCCCACGGCCGGCATCGCCGTCGACGGCGTTCAATACGTCAACTTCATGTCGGTGCGGTCGTGGGGCGACCACGGCGAGTGGTGGACCAACGCGTCGATGATCGCGACCTCGACCGACAACGGGGAGACCTGGCAGCTCGACCCGGCGACGGCGCGGATCAACCTGCCGCTCGACGTGCCCACGGTGCAGCAGTTGTCCACCGGGAACGAGAACTTCCAGCAGCACGCCTACATCCGCCACGAGGGATACGTCTACGACTTCGGCACACCGCAGGGCCGGTTCGGCGCGGCCTTCGTCTCGCGCGTTCCCGAGACCGCTCTGCTGGATCTGGCCGCCTACGAGTACTGGAGCGGCGACGGCTGGGTGCCCGGCGACGCCGCCGCGGCCACCCCGGTCGTGCCACCCGCCGTCGGGGAGATGTCGGTGCAGTTCCTGGGCGGCGAGTTCGTCATGCTCTACGGCAACGAGGCGAACGGCACGATCGAGATGAGGACGTCCGTGAGACCCGAGGGGCCGTGGAGCGAGGCCCGCGTGCTGGTCACCCACCGTCAGATCGGTGGTCTCTACGCTCCGTTCATCCACCCGTGGTCCACGGATACGGACCTCTACTTCACCGCCTCACGGTGGGGCGACTACAACGTCATGCTGTTGCGCACGACACTTTCCTGAGACGCCCCGGGTCGATGGAAGCCGCGGTCGGTAAGCTGGGCCACTGGACTTGTTCCCGAAACCCGGAGGTTGGCCAGCGTGGCACTCGTCGTCCAGAAGTACGGAGGATCCTCGGTCTCGACGGCCGAGCGGATCCGGCGCGTCGCTGAAAGGATCGTCGAGACCAAGAAGGCGGGCAACGACGTCGTGGTCGTCGTCTCGGCCATGGGAGACACGACCGACGAACTCCTCGATCTCGCACAGCAGGTGTGTCCGGCCCCGCCGGCCCGCGAGATGGACATGCTCCTCACCTCCGGTGAGCGCATCTCCAACTCCCTCGTCGCGATGGCGATCCACTCGCTCGGCGCCGAGGCCCGGTCGTTCACCGGTTCCCAGGCCGGCGTGATCACCACGGGCAGCCACGGCAAGGCGAAGATCATCGACGTCACCCCCGGCCGCGTGCGCACCGCCCTCGACGAGGGCAGCATCGTGCTGGTCGCCGGCTTCCAGGGTGTGAGCCAGGACAGCAAGGACATCACGACTCTCGGTCGTGGCGGTTCGGACACGACCGCCGTCGCACTCGCCGCCGCGCTGAACGCGGACGTCTGCGAGATCTACACCGACGTCGACGGCGTGTTCTCCGCGGACCCGCGCATCGTCAAGGACGCGCAGCGCCTCGAGAAGGTCTCCTTCGAGGAGATGCTCGAGCTCGCCGCGTGCGGCGCGAAGGTTCTCATGCTGCGGTGCGTGGAGTACGCCCGCCGCTACAACGTGCCCGTGCACGTTCGTTCGTCGTACACCACCAAGCCCGGCACCATCGTGTCCGGATCGATGGAGGACATCCCTGTGGAAGAGGCCCTGATCACCGGCGTTGCGCACGATCGCAGCGAAGCGAAGATCACCGTCGTCGGTATCCCCGACACCCCCGGTTACGCCGCCAAGGTGTTCCGCGCCGTCGCCGACGCCGAGATCAACATCGACATGGTGCTGCAGAACATCTCGAAGGTCGAGACCGGCAAGACCGACATCACCTTCACCTGCCCGAAGAGCGACGGCCCGCGCGCGGTCGAACTCCTCACCAAGCAGCAGGGCGACATCGGCTTCACTCAGGTCCTCTTCGACGACCACATCGGCAAGGTCTCCCTCGTCGGTGCCGGCATGAAGAGCCACCCCGGTGTCACGGCCAAGTTCTGCGAGGCCCTCGCCGACGCCGGCATCAACATCGACCTGATCTCGACGTCGGAGATCCGCATCTCCGTGCTCGTGGATGACAACGAACTCGACGACGCCGTGCGCGCTCTGCACGCGGCATTCGAGCTCGGCGGCGACGAAGAGGCCGTCGTGCACGCAGGAACGGGGCGGTAATCGTGACCACCATTGCAGTCGTAGGCGCCACGGGGCAGGTCGGTATCGTCATGCGCACCCTCCTCGAGGAGCGCAACTTCCCGGCCGACACGGTTCGGTTCTTCGCGTCGGCCCGCTCGGCCGGTAAGAAGCTGCCGTTCCGCGGTGAGGAGATCGTGGTCGAGGACGTCGCGGCGACCTCCGACGAGGATCTGAAGGGCATCGACATCGCGCTGTTCTCGGCCGGTGGCACTCTCTCCAAGGAGCAGGCTCCGCGCTTCGCGGCCGCCGGGGCGATCGTCGTCGACAACTCGTCGGCGTGGCGCAAGGATCCCGAGGTCCCGCTCGTCGTGAGCGAGGTCAATCCGGAGCAGGTGAAGAACCCGCCGAAGGGCATCATCGCCAACCCGAACTGCACCACGATGGCCGCGATGCCGGTGCTCAAGGCGCTGCACGACGAGGCAGGGCTCCAGCGCCTGATCGTGTCGAGCTACCAGGCGGTCTCCGGTAGCGGCCTGGCGGGCGTCGAGGAACTCGTCGGCCAGGTGCGTGCCGTCGCCGACGAGGCCGACAAGCTCGTCCACGCGGGCGACGCCGTCGACTTCCCGGCCCCGAACAAGTACGTCGCGCCCATCGCGTTCAACGTCGTGCCGCTCGCCGGCTCGATCGTCGACGACGGAACGGGTGAGACCGACGAGGACCAGAAGCTGCGCAACGAGTCGCGCAAGATCCTCGGCCTGCCGGACCTGCTCGTGTCGGGCACGTGCGTGCGCGTTCCCGTCGTGACCGGCCACTCGCTGTCGATCAACGCCGAGTTCGAGCGGCCGCTGTCGGTCGAGCGTGCGCAGGAGCTGCTCGCGAACGCTCCGGGCGTCCGCCTCGTCGACGTGCCGACCCCGCTCGCCGCAGCAGGCGACGACGTCTCGCTCGTGGGCCGCATCCGCCAGGATCCGGGTGCTCCGGAGGGTCGCGGTCTCGCGCTCTTCGTCTCGGGCGACAACCTGCGCAAGGGCGCTGCTCTCAACACCATCCAGATCGCGGAGCTGCTCGTCTAAGGCTCTTCGGACCTGCTCGGCGGAGCGGGTGGACCTCTTCGGGTCCACCCGCTCCGTCGCGTTTCGGGCCTGATCCGGTAGGCCCGAAATATTTACAAGCAGTCTGGACTGTTTGTTGTTTTCCCGTTACGCTGCGAAGCGTGATCCAGGACACTGCGCCGAACGGTGGTCGCACCCAGGCGCAACGCACAGCCGCGACGCGAGCCAAGCTGCTCGACGCCGCGGTCGACTCGCTCGTCGAGCACGGCTATTCGGGAACCAGCACGCAGGGCATCGCCAAACGTGCCGGAGTCTCGCGAGGCGCCCAACTCCACCACTTCCCGACGAAGGAGAGCCTCGTCGTCGCGGCGGTCGAGCACCTCGTCGACAAGCGGCTGCAGGAGATCCTCGAGACACGACCCGACCCGGAGCACGGCTTCGAAGCGCTCATGGACGCCTTCTCCGGCCCGCTCTTCGCCGCAGCGCTCGAACTGTGGGTCGCGGCGCGGACCGATTCGTCCCTGCACGAGGCGATGATCCCGCTCGAACGCAAGGTGTCGGACGCGCTCCGCACGGGTTGCCTGGAGATCATGGGCGACAGGGTCTCGCCCGAGCACATCGACCTCAGCATCGAAATCGCCCGGGGCTTCGCCGTCTCGGCCCTGATGCGTACCCCCGAATCCGATCGAGAATTCCGG harbors:
- a CDS encoding TetR/AcrR family transcriptional regulator produces the protein MIQDTAPNGGRTQAQRTAATRAKLLDAAVDSLVEHGYSGTSTQGIAKRAGVSRGAQLHHFPTKESLVVAAVEHLVDKRLQEILETRPDPEHGFEALMDAFSGPLFAAALELWVAARTDSSLHEAMIPLERKVSDALRTGCLEIMGDRVSPEHIDLSIEIARGFAVSALMRTPESDREFRERLLPVWKALVMK
- a CDS encoding aspartate kinase, whose product is MALVVQKYGGSSVSTAERIRRVAERIVETKKAGNDVVVVVSAMGDTTDELLDLAQQVCPAPPAREMDMLLTSGERISNSLVAMAIHSLGAEARSFTGSQAGVITTGSHGKAKIIDVTPGRVRTALDEGSIVLVAGFQGVSQDSKDITTLGRGGSDTTAVALAAALNADVCEIYTDVDGVFSADPRIVKDAQRLEKVSFEEMLELAACGAKVLMLRCVEYARRYNVPVHVRSSYTTKPGTIVSGSMEDIPVEEALITGVAHDRSEAKITVVGIPDTPGYAAKVFRAVADAEINIDMVLQNISKVETGKTDITFTCPKSDGPRAVELLTKQQGDIGFTQVLFDDHIGKVSLVGAGMKSHPGVTAKFCEALADAGINIDLISTSEIRISVLVDDNELDDAVRALHAAFELGGDEEAVVHAGTGR
- the leuA gene encoding 2-isopropylmalate synthase, yielding MSPADAFTSGSRTITPPSKPAPADQPSWNKQKNSSMPTYRYRPFAEEVESISLPDRTWPDKIIDRAPAWCAVDLRDGNQALIDPMSPARKRRMFDLLVRMGYKEIEVGFPSASQTDFDFVREIIEDGAIPDDVTIQVLTQSRPELIKRTFEACAGAQNVIVHFYNSTSILQRRVVFRADKETVKKIATDAAELVLEEAKNHPDTNWRWEYSPESYTGTELSYAKDVCDAVVETLGATPENPVIINLPATVEMATPNVYADSIEWMHRNLAKRDSIILSLHPHNDRGTGVAAAELGYQAGADRIEGCLFGNGERTGNVCLVTLGMNMFSRGVDPQIDFSNIDEIRRTVEYCNQLPVHERHPYGGDLVYTAFSGSHQDAINKGIDAMKVDAEAAGVDVDDHTWAVPYLPIDPKDVGRTYEAVIRVNSQSGKGGIAYIMKHDHGLNLPRRLQIEFSQAVQKVTDGEGGEVSPKEMWDIFHEEYLAPVSPLERIRQKVTAAETDDGEDTISAVLKVDGVEKEISGSGNGPLAAFVDALESLGYQVAVRGYAEHAMSAGDDANAAAYVEADVTRPDGTTVLVWGVGIAPSITTASLRAMVSAVNRSHR
- a CDS encoding aspartate-semialdehyde dehydrogenase encodes the protein MTTIAVVGATGQVGIVMRTLLEERNFPADTVRFFASARSAGKKLPFRGEEIVVEDVAATSDEDLKGIDIALFSAGGTLSKEQAPRFAAAGAIVVDNSSAWRKDPEVPLVVSEVNPEQVKNPPKGIIANPNCTTMAAMPVLKALHDEAGLQRLIVSSYQAVSGSGLAGVEELVGQVRAVADEADKLVHAGDAVDFPAPNKYVAPIAFNVVPLAGSIVDDGTGETDEDQKLRNESRKILGLPDLLVSGTCVRVPVVTGHSLSINAEFERPLSVERAQELLANAPGVRLVDVPTPLAAAGDDVSLVGRIRQDPGAPEGRGLALFVSGDNLRKGAALNTIQIAELLV
- a CDS encoding DUF4185 domain-containing protein, with translation MGSLRTAIAGSCSALLALGLMAVSAPAAHGEPCDSGLPGSGSGSGSFGTGSSGPRLGSSGSGSGGLAPEGPQGPLPALGPGPTSTVAWVTGPRSPNRTYDRFSISGTDLGIMWDNGAQGEDRQVLMAFGDTFGDCSLPDQQWRHNVLMRTTDADLSDGIDVPDPVPGDPRAGSPVLPSAPDISRELVGSLALDGVEITVIPTAGIAVDGVQYVNFMSVRSWGDHGEWWTNASMIATSTDNGETWQLDPATARINLPLDVPTVQQLSTGNENFQQHAYIRHEGYVYDFGTPQGRFGAAFVSRVPETALLDLAAYEYWSGDGWVPGDAAAATPVVPPAVGEMSVQFLGGEFVMLYGNEANGTIEMRTSVRPEGPWSEARVLVTHRQIGGLYAPFIHPWSTDTDLYFTASRWGDYNVMLLRTTLS